Proteins from a single region of Leptospira venezuelensis:
- a CDS encoding protein meaA has translation MEKKDHILYDKTGNPSKEPAWIFRTYAGHTNAKESNELFRKNLAKGQTGLSIAFDLPTQCGYSSDHAIARPEIGKVGVPINTLEDFRILFDQIPIEEMNTSMTINGTSMWLLSLYVALAEERGEDVSKLQGTTQNDIIKEYLARGTYIFPPEHSIRIIVDMYEYCLKRIPKWNPSNICSYHLQEAGATPVQELAFALATGMAILDAVKERNCFTHEEFEQCVGRISFFVNAGIRFIEEMCKMRAFSDMWEEITVGIYQVKNEKYRRFRYGVQVNSLGLTEEQPENNAWRILIESLGVTLSRDARCRALQLPAWNEALSLPRPWDQQWSLRLQQVLAYETDLLEYPDLFEGSRVVESKVKDLIENANKEIQKIKEMGGAIKAIENGYMKAQLVKSQAERLAKINNDELIIVGKNKWKEGIPSPLTNDPDGGIFKVDPKSAEQTLKVLSDVKARRDAKKVAESLARLEDDAKNGKNLMFASVECAKALVTTGEWADTLRKIFGEYRPSTGVEGQKLNLESDKVSNVRTKVEKFQKATGARPKIVVGKPGLDGHSNGAEMIAVSAKHAGFDVIYSGIRLTPEEIVQSAVEENANVIGVSILSGSHVELAEQIFAELKHYKADIPVVFGGIIPQPDFEKLHSIGVKAIFTPKDYDLMDVMDRIIDIVSEKIPASV, from the coding sequence ATGGAAAAAAAAGACCATATCCTTTACGATAAGACCGGAAATCCTAGCAAAGAGCCGGCTTGGATTTTCAGAACTTACGCGGGTCATACAAACGCGAAGGAGTCCAACGAACTCTTTAGAAAAAACCTGGCAAAGGGTCAAACCGGCCTTTCCATCGCCTTTGATCTTCCCACACAATGCGGTTATAGCTCAGATCACGCAATCGCTAGGCCGGAAATCGGAAAAGTAGGAGTTCCAATCAACACGTTGGAAGACTTCCGAATCCTATTCGATCAGATCCCGATCGAAGAAATGAACACTTCCATGACCATCAATGGTACTTCCATGTGGTTACTTTCTCTATATGTGGCGTTAGCCGAAGAAAGAGGAGAAGACGTTTCCAAACTCCAAGGAACGACTCAAAACGACATAATTAAAGAATATCTAGCTCGCGGGACTTATATTTTCCCTCCGGAACATTCAATCCGAATCATCGTGGATATGTACGAATATTGTTTGAAAAGAATTCCAAAATGGAACCCATCCAATATTTGTTCTTACCATTTACAAGAAGCAGGAGCAACTCCTGTGCAAGAGTTGGCATTCGCGCTTGCTACCGGAATGGCAATCTTAGATGCAGTGAAAGAAAGAAACTGTTTCACTCACGAAGAATTTGAACAATGTGTTGGTAGGATCTCCTTCTTCGTAAATGCAGGAATTCGTTTCATCGAAGAAATGTGTAAAATGCGGGCCTTCTCAGATATGTGGGAAGAGATCACAGTAGGGATCTATCAGGTCAAAAACGAAAAATACCGCCGCTTCCGTTACGGAGTCCAAGTAAACTCACTCGGATTAACAGAAGAACAACCTGAAAACAACGCTTGGAGAATTTTGATCGAATCTTTAGGAGTTACCTTAAGTAGAGATGCAAGATGCCGCGCACTTCAACTTCCGGCTTGGAACGAAGCACTTTCGCTTCCTCGTCCTTGGGACCAACAATGGTCACTTCGTTTACAACAAGTACTCGCATACGAAACGGATCTTCTTGAATACCCTGACCTATTCGAAGGTTCTAGAGTTGTAGAAAGTAAAGTAAAAGATCTTATCGAGAACGCAAACAAAGAGATCCAAAAGATCAAAGAAATGGGTGGAGCCATCAAAGCAATCGAAAACGGTTACATGAAAGCCCAACTCGTAAAATCCCAAGCAGAAAGACTCGCTAAGATCAATAACGACGAACTTATTATCGTAGGAAAAAACAAATGGAAAGAAGGGATCCCTTCCCCTCTTACCAACGATCCTGATGGAGGGATTTTCAAAGTAGATCCTAAATCCGCGGAACAAACCTTAAAAGTACTCTCCGATGTAAAAGCAAGAAGAGATGCGAAGAAGGTCGCGGAATCTCTAGCAAGATTAGAAGACGACGCTAAAAACGGAAAGAACCTCATGTTCGCTTCCGTAGAATGTGCTAAGGCGCTTGTGACTACAGGAGAATGGGCAGATACACTCAGAAAAATATTCGGAGAATATCGCCCATCCACCGGAGTAGAAGGACAAAAACTCAATCTGGAATCTGACAAAGTTTCTAATGTCAGAACCAAAGTAGAGAAATTCCAAAAAGCAACAGGCGCAAGACCTAAGATCGTTGTAGGAAAACCTGGGTTAGACGGCCATTCTAACGGTGCAGAAATGATCGCAGTGTCCGCAAAACATGCGGGATTCGACGTAATCTATTCGGGAATTAGATTAACTCCAGAAGAGATCGTACAATCCGCTGTAGAAGAAAACGCAAATGTGATCGGAGTGTCCATACTTTCCGGATCTCACGTAGAACTTGCAGAGCAAATATTCGCAGAGTTAAAACATTATAAAGCGGATATACCTGTGGTCTTCGGAGGAATCATTCCTCAGCCTGATTTCGAAAAATTACATTCCATCGGAGTGAAAGCAATCTTCACACCTAAAGATTATGATCTGATGGATGTAATGGATCGTATCATAGACATCGTATCTGAGAAAATTCCAGCTTCCGTATAA
- a CDS encoding protein kinase translates to MTVRFAEKELKELIQEASQGEKYPLAKLISELEKPDSFEFRKVLFKELENSGFHGDKSVTIGFTGTPGAGKSSLLGEISTNFLQTVPDKKMAVVAIDPSSHISGGSLLGDRTRLSLPVREKRIFFRSQPSQLELGGLNPYTYHVIRLLRCFFDFIFVETVGIGQNEIEVSKLADLSFLVMVPLGGDQIQFMKSGIMEVPDAFILNKCDEENLARASYHTLSTTLEFLRDIVPGGSIPPIFLTSVKTKKGIQELLDFILKSKPHTKRSSETKVQIEKWIKTEYGNFGLSFSENLGNIPQKNYEEWESFFNSEIRSKLK, encoded by the coding sequence ATGACCGTACGGTTTGCAGAGAAGGAACTCAAAGAACTGATCCAAGAAGCTTCTCAAGGGGAAAAATATCCTCTTGCGAAGCTGATCAGTGAACTGGAAAAACCGGATTCATTCGAATTTCGTAAAGTTCTATTCAAAGAGTTGGAAAACTCTGGCTTTCATGGGGACAAATCCGTCACCATAGGATTTACAGGAACTCCCGGTGCGGGAAAATCTTCGCTTCTAGGAGAGATCTCCACAAATTTCTTACAAACTGTCCCAGACAAAAAAATGGCAGTAGTTGCCATAGATCCTTCTAGTCATATTAGTGGAGGATCATTACTCGGAGATAGAACTAGGCTTTCTTTACCAGTAAGAGAAAAGAGGATTTTTTTCAGATCCCAACCCAGCCAATTGGAACTGGGAGGCCTAAATCCTTATACCTATCATGTGATCCGATTGCTTCGTTGTTTTTTCGATTTTATATTCGTGGAAACAGTGGGGATCGGCCAAAATGAGATAGAAGTCTCCAAATTGGCGGATCTTTCCTTTTTGGTCATGGTCCCTTTGGGCGGAGACCAGATCCAATTCATGAAAAGTGGGATCATGGAAGTCCCAGATGCATTCATATTAAATAAATGTGATGAAGAAAATCTTGCTAGAGCAAGTTATCATACTCTTTCCACTACTCTCGAATTCCTGAGAGATATTGTCCCAGGAGGAAGTATACCTCCTATTTTTCTAACCAGCGTAAAAACTAAAAAAGGGATCCAAGAACTTTTAGATTTTATTCTAAAAAGTAAACCTCATACTAAAAGATCCTCTGAAACTAAAGTCCAGATCGAAAAATGGATCAAGACAGAATATGGGAATTTTGGGCTTTCTTTCTCTGAGAATTTAGGAAATATTCCGCAAAAGAATTACGAGGAATGGGAAAGTTTCTTTAATTCGGAAA